ACATCCTTCCGCCTCTTGCTGCATTACAGGCATTATCCGCAGAGTTAGCCGTTACAAATTTGACTCATAATACGTTAGAGTTACTAAAGAAAACTAATCAGCAATTTTCCGACGCGATTCAGTCAGAAAATTACTATTCTGCCTTGAAAGTAGATGAACAATTTCATAAAATTATCGTTGATACAGCAGGCAATACATATATACAAGCAATACTTGGTTCCTTACAAGCGCATGTACGAAGACTTTTTTTCCATAATTCCATTGTACTGACTAACAATTCGATTGATGATCATCGGAAAATTATTGAACTAATGGAAATTAGGGACACCGAAACACTCTCTGCTGTCATGAAAGAGAATTGGCTTCGCACTTTGGATGCTTTTTCGTTATAACAGACTGATTTCGATCTGGATTCATAGAGACTGGGCCAAAAGTGATTTTTGTGAAATGCTGCAAATAACCTGCTCTGGCCATCGGTACAGAACCAGCTCTACATATATAAAACCCGAATCCCATTTTTATTGGATTCGGGTTTTCATTCGTTTTAGACTTCCTGTGTCGAACCTATACTTTGTACTTTCGCAATAACCCCGGTAATAGCAATAACGATTGCTGCTGGGATTAACCAACCCAGCCCTTGATTATAGAATGGCAGTACCGATTCATAAAAATCTAATACCGGATTCATCCAGCTGAAGTTTTCTATTCCTAGTGAATCACAAAGCGCTACTAAACCATCAAATATACTAATTAAAAATGTAACTGCAATTGTTGCTACATATACCATACGTGCATGATTAAACAGCGGAGATACAAATGTCAGAAGCATTAATACGATTGCCAATGGATATAGGAACATAAGAACTGGGATCGAGAATGTAATAATATTTGCCAGTCCAAAGTTAGCAATAACAAACGTTAATACACTAAAGAACACAACCAGTACTTTATAGCTGATCTTTGGAAATAATGTATTGAAGTACTCTGCGTTCGCTGTTATTAATCCAATTGCTGTTGTTAAGCAAGCAAGGATAATCATGATTGCTAGCATAATAGATCCAAATGTTCCAAAATAATGCGATGCAGCACCACTTAATACTGGTCCACCAGTATCAAATAAACCTAGAGTTTCTGTACTCGTAGCTCCTAGGACTGCAATTCCTACATAAATAATCCCAAGCAGCGTAATTGCAATAACCCCTGTTCTTGCTGTCGCAGAAAGAATTCCACTTTTTGAAGTAATACCCAATGCACGAATTGCGTTAATGACGATAATTCCGAACACGAGTGATGCTAAAGCATCCATTGTATTATAGCCTTCCAGGAAACCTGTCACAAATGCACCACTTTGATATGCTTCCTGCGGAGACTGCATTGCTCCCATGGGATTGAAAATTGCAAATAACAAGAGAACAGCCAGCAAGACAACTAATGCTGGAGCCAATATCTTTCCGACATTACCAACAAGTTTCCCTGGGAATAATGAAAACAAAAGTGCTGCCGCGAAAAAGATAATTGTGAAAATAAGTAAACCTGTCTGTTGAGACCCTTCACTAATAAATGGCGCAATTCCTACTTCATATGCTACTGTTCCTGTTCTTGGTGCTGCAAAGAATGGCCCAATTGTTAAATAAAGTAGTGCTGTAAAAAAGATTCCGTATACCGGGTGAACCCTGCTGGATAATTCTTGAAGGTTTCTGCTGCCTGAAAAGCCCATTGCAAGAATCCCAAGCAACGGCAATCCTACACCTGTTACTAAAAATCCAATAATTGCTGGCCAAATGCTTGATCCTGCATATTGTCCTAACTGTGCTGGGAAAATTAAATTACCAGCTCCAAAAAATAGTGCAAACAGCATAAAGCCGATTGCTAGATATGATGAAAAGGTTATTTTATTA
This region of Oceanobacillus sp. FSL K6-2867 genomic DNA includes:
- a CDS encoding GntR family transcriptional regulator is translated as MPIPTNHLKPVRLSAKENAFNQLQQWIIDGTLLPGEKLNDTELAKALGVSRTPIRESLQLLESQGFVKMYPGKATQVTEIEKESINDILPPLAALQALSAELAVTNLTHNTLELLKKTNQQFSDAIQSENYYSALKVDEQFHKIIVDTAGNTYIQAILGSLQAHVRRLFFHNSIVLTNNSIDDHRKIIELMEIRDTETLSAVMKENWLRTLDAFSL
- the brnQ gene encoding branched-chain amino acid transport system II carrier protein, translated to MNNKITFSSYLAIGFMLFALFFGAGNLIFPAQLGQYAGSSIWPAIIGFLVTGVGLPLLGILAMGFSGSRNLQELSSRVHPVYGIFFTALLYLTIGPFFAAPRTGTVAYEVGIAPFISEGSQQTGLLIFTIIFFAAALLFSLFPGKLVGNVGKILAPALVVLLAVLLLFAIFNPMGAMQSPQEAYQSGAFVTGFLEGYNTMDALASLVFGIIVINAIRALGITSKSGILSATARTGVIAITLLGIIYVGIAVLGATSTETLGLFDTGGPVLSGAASHYFGTFGSIMLAIMIILACLTTAIGLITANAEYFNTLFPKISYKVLVVFFSVLTFVIANFGLANIITFSIPVLMFLYPLAIVLMLLTFVSPLFNHARMVYVATIAVTFLISIFDGLVALCDSLGIENFSWMNPVLDFYESVLPFYNQGLGWLIPAAIVIAITGVIAKVQSIGSTQEV